A region of Kribbella sp. NBC_01245 DNA encodes the following proteins:
- a CDS encoding HGxxPAAW family protein yields MDKAAEQTVSTPATPTEEVHDHHGNTPAAWTAVTIVLIAFTLGAIAIVLGPNWVLFWVSVALAVVGALIGKVLQLLGFGASEH; encoded by the coding sequence ATGGACAAGGCAGCGGAGCAGACAGTGAGCACCCCGGCGACCCCGACCGAAGAAGTACACGACCATCACGGCAACACCCCAGCGGCGTGGACCGCCGTGACCATCGTGCTGATCGCGTTCACGCTCGGTGCGATCGCGATCGTGCTCGGACCGAACTGGGTGCTGTTCTGGGTCTCGGTCGCGCTGGCCGTTGTCGGCGCGCTGATCGGCAAGGTGCTGCAGCTGCTCGGCTTCGGCGCAAGTGAGCACTGA
- a CDS encoding Trp biosynthesis-associated membrane protein translates to MKQQRVVDLLVLVGAALLVLAAYLTWTTADPGNGREAVTLAGKDVTKAPITIALAAVVALVVVRLAGTAMRRILAGLIAVLGAAAVLVATQVRPSAEELARLRPALSEVVTDHVTVTTGAAPWPALAGGVALIAAGMLGVLTAHRWRRPTARYERDPGGTPADQWKAIDAGEDPTL, encoded by the coding sequence ATGAAGCAACAGCGCGTCGTTGACCTCCTCGTACTCGTAGGAGCCGCTCTCCTCGTCCTGGCCGCCTATCTGACCTGGACCACGGCCGACCCCGGCAACGGCCGCGAGGCGGTAACCCTGGCGGGCAAGGACGTCACGAAGGCGCCGATCACGATCGCGCTGGCAGCCGTGGTGGCGCTGGTCGTCGTCCGGTTGGCCGGTACGGCGATGAGGCGGATCCTGGCCGGCCTGATCGCCGTACTCGGAGCCGCCGCGGTGCTGGTCGCGACCCAGGTCCGGCCGTCGGCCGAGGAGCTCGCGCGGTTACGTCCGGCGCTCAGCGAGGTGGTCACGGACCACGTCACGGTGACGACCGGAGCGGCGCCCTGGCCGGCCCTCGCCGGAGGTGTCGCGCTCATCGCTGCGGGCATGCTCGGAGTACTGACCGCACACCGTTGGCGCCGGCCGACGGCCCGTTATGAGAGGGATCCAGGCGGGACACCGGCCGATCAATGGAAGGCGATCGACGCGGGTGAGGACCCGACTCTCTGA
- a CDS encoding anthranilate synthase component I, which translates to MSVTPDLETFREYAKDRRVIPVIRRLLADAETPIGVYGKLAAERQGTFLLESAEHGLWSRYSFIGVRSAATLTERDGQAFWTGHKPVGLPETGDPLKVLRETLEVLHTPRLPGLPPLTGGMVGFLGYDAVRRLERLPDTTTDDLGLPELTFLLATDLAALDHETGEIWLIANAINWDDSDERVDESYADAVSRLDAMEADLAQPTPSFVVHADLDRQADPRRQRSSAEYREAVEHAKEEIRAGEAFQIVVSQRFELASTASALDVYRVLRRSNPSPYMYLVRLDGFDIVGSSPEALVKVTGNKVILHPIAGTRPRGADPEADHALEEELKADAKERAEHLMLVDLGRNDVGRVCAPGTVEVIDFMDVRRYSHVMHLESTVTGRLAADKTSFDALCAAFPAGTLSGAPKPRAMEIIDKLEVSRRGVYGGVVGYLDFAGDVDTAIAIRTAVLRGGTAYVQAGAGIVADSDPAAEDAECRNKAAAVLNAVAVAGTFNAI; encoded by the coding sequence CAAGGCACGTTCCTGCTGGAGTCGGCCGAGCACGGCCTCTGGTCGCGGTACTCGTTCATCGGCGTGCGATCGGCCGCCACCCTGACCGAGCGCGACGGCCAGGCCTTCTGGACCGGCCACAAGCCCGTCGGCTTGCCCGAGACCGGCGACCCGCTGAAGGTCCTGCGCGAGACCCTCGAGGTCCTGCACACGCCGCGACTGCCGGGCCTGCCGCCGTTGACCGGTGGCATGGTCGGCTTCCTCGGGTACGACGCGGTCCGGCGGCTGGAGCGGTTGCCTGACACAACGACCGACGACCTCGGCCTGCCCGAGTTGACGTTCCTGCTGGCCACCGACCTGGCCGCGCTGGACCACGAGACCGGCGAGATCTGGCTGATCGCGAACGCCATCAACTGGGACGATTCCGACGAGCGGGTGGACGAGTCCTACGCGGACGCCGTCAGCCGGCTCGACGCGATGGAGGCCGATCTCGCCCAGCCCACCCCGTCGTTCGTCGTACACGCCGATCTCGATCGGCAGGCCGATCCGCGCAGGCAGCGGTCGAGCGCGGAGTATCGCGAGGCGGTGGAGCACGCGAAGGAGGAGATCCGCGCGGGCGAGGCGTTCCAGATCGTCGTATCGCAGCGGTTCGAGCTGGCCTCGACTGCGTCCGCGCTGGACGTCTACCGCGTCCTGCGCCGGTCGAACCCGAGCCCGTACATGTACCTCGTGCGCCTCGACGGGTTCGACATCGTCGGCTCCAGCCCCGAGGCGCTGGTCAAGGTCACCGGTAACAAGGTGATCCTGCATCCGATCGCCGGGACCAGGCCGCGTGGCGCCGACCCGGAAGCCGATCACGCGCTGGAGGAGGAGCTCAAGGCCGACGCCAAGGAGCGCGCCGAGCACCTGATGCTGGTCGACCTCGGCCGCAACGACGTCGGCCGGGTCTGCGCGCCCGGCACGGTCGAGGTGATCGACTTCATGGACGTACGGCGCTACAGCCACGTCATGCACCTGGAGTCGACCGTCACGGGCCGCCTGGCCGCCGACAAGACCTCGTTCGACGCGTTGTGCGCAGCCTTCCCGGCGGGCACGTTGTCCGGTGCGCCCAAGCCGCGCGCGATGGAGATCATCGACAAGCTCGAGGTCAGCCGGCGCGGCGTGTACGGCGGTGTCGTCGGCTATCTCGACTTCGCCGGTGACGTCGACACGGCCATCGCGATCCGTACGGCGGTGCTGCGCGGCGGAACGGCGTACGTGCAAGCGGGTGCGGGCATCGTCGCCGATTCCGACCCGGCCGCCGAGGACGCCGAATGCCGCAACAAGGCCGCCGCCGTGCTGAACGCGGTTGCGGTCGCCGGCACCTTTAACGCCATATGA